GAATATTACAGGAGATCCAACTGTCTGACAAGTAACAAAGTGgtttttaattggagaatttcttgtataatctttttaattggAAACCAACATGTAGaatttcttgtaaaaatttaaggttAATTCAATAATAAGTCTCCAATTAACATCATCGTTATTCTAATCTCGCATAATCAGATAtcattttagatttatatttgTCCCTCCAGTTTATCATATTATTCACATTTTGTTTGGGGCAAATTTCTATATAACTAATCATAATTAATCTCAAATCTCTACAAACACGGCTacatcataattattataaaaagagGATCCTTTGCTTGTCATTGGAGAAATAAACCATTTTGGAATGTATATTAAAGAGGGAGAGCCTACCATTCTTGGGACATCTAATTTTTGGACACTAGAGGCAGAGCATAACTTCTTAAACCGCCGGTTGTCGAGAGCTTTTAGGTATGTAAGTTTCTATCCAACAGGCTTTTTATGATtgacattatgttttttttttgttctaaataatattgtgtgaaaaataattttctcaagAGAAAAGAATTATCAACATTATTTGCACATTCCTTTATCATACTTTTTTTGTCatgataaaatatcattttttctaACGACAAACTCCTAGAATTCTTttcacaaatatatatacaactTATTAagcaaatttcatatgaaacaatataaaataattatttattttaataattaatttatatcatttgataCAAATTATGTGGAACAGACAAGGCAcgttattaataattttaattaaagaaattttaatatatcactTAATTTGTATCACTTATGTGggcccatatatatatatatattgaaggtTGATTTGTTGCTAGAGAAGGcaatctttttttagttttgtaaatGCATGTGTTTTCTCTGTTGTTTTGTTCTAATACTAGCTATCATCTCAATTCTGTCACAGGATGGGAACATCAAGCACTACTGATGAGCCGAGTCATCAAGTTTCGCTTGATATCGAGAAATTAGCCAAATCTGTGAAGGACGAGCTGGAAATCTCAAATCCTTTCTCCGACACATGTTGTATATATAAAGTTCCTGAGCGATTACGCGCGGTGAACGAAAAGGCCTGCACACCTCGATTAGTCTCCATAGGCCCAATTCACCATGGTAATGAGAAGCTAAAAGCCATGGAAGACCACAAAAGAATGTACCTGAAACAATTCCTTGCCCAGAGCGAGGTAAGTGTAGAGCGTTTTATTGAATTGATCAAGGAGAAGGAAACAAGATTGCGTAATTGCTATGCGGAGACCAATGGGTTTAGTAGCGAATACttcataaaaatgatattaatggaTGCTGCCTTCGTCATTATGTTTTTGCTGAAGTACAAGTACAGAGACTTCAGAGGAAGCAGAGACAGCATTTTCTATCCTCCATACAAGAGGTTAGAAGTAGGGAATGATATCTGTTTGCTTGAAAATCAGCTCCCGTTCTTCATCCTCGAGGAGTTGTGTGGACTATCCCCTATATACGGCAATTCTCCAAAACCTACACTGATTGAGCTTACTCATAGCTTCTTTACAACTGCATTCGACTCATGGGCAGTAGGGGACATTTTGGGGAGAGTAGATTTCTCCGAAGTGAAACATTTGGTTGACTTTCTTACAATTTATCATCGGCCAACTGAACAGGAACAGTATGGGGAACTCGAAGTAATAACCGTACCCAGTGTAAAGGAGCTCCACCAAGCGGGGGTCAAGGAGCTGAACGAAAAGGCATGCACACCTCGTGTAGTCTCCATAGGCCCAATTCACCATGGTAATGAGAAGCTAAAAGCCATGGAAGACCACAAAAGAATGTACCTGAAAGAATTCATTGCCAGGACCAAGGTAAGTGTGAAGGGTTTTATTGAATTGATCAAGAAGAACGAAAAACGTCTGCGTAATTGCTATGCCGAAACCATTGAGTTTGATAGCTAATGCttcataaaaatgatattaatggaTGCTGCCTTCGTCATTATGTTTCTGCTGAAGTACGAGTACAATTGCAGTAACttcagaagaagaagagacagCATTTTCTATCCTCCATACAAGATTGAAGATGTAAAGATTGATATCTGTTTGCTTGAAAATCAGCTCCCGTTCTTCATCCTCGAGGAGTTGTGTGGCCTATCCCCTATATTCGGCAATCCTCCAAAACCTACACTGATTGGGCTTACTCATTGGTTCTTTTCAAATGAATGGGGTTCATGGGCAGTAGGGGAATATTTGGGGAGAGTAGATTTCTCCGAAGTGAAACATTTGGTTGACTTTCTTACAATTTATCATCGGCCAACTGAACAGCAACAGTTTGGGGAACTTGAGGTTCTAACCGCACCCAGTGTAAAGGAGCTCCACCAAGCGGGGGTCAAGTTTGTGTTGAGTTCAAGCAAACATCTTCTTGACATAAAATTCGATAGAAACAAAGGGATACTAGAAATCCCACGATTACAGTTACAAGGCAGAACAGAAATCATGCTCAGGAATATGCAAGCCTTTGAGCAGTGCCATGGCCTGAAAGATGGTTATGTTGGTGACTATATCTTCTTGATGGGTCTCTTTGTCAGTGCCAGTAAGGATGTGGAAATGCTTGTTGAAAATCGTATTATAGATAACTGGCTACCGTCTAATGAGGAAGTGGTACAGCTCTTTTACAATCTCAACATAGGAAATTTTGTGTCGCGAGAAGATTTTCTCTTTGAAGGTCTCATTAAAGATCTGAATGCATTCTGCGAAAGGCCATGGAACAAGTGGAGggcaaaatatttcaaaacccCATGGGCAGCAATCTCTTTTTCAGGAGCTGTTATTGGTCTCATTCTGACTGTCATCCAATCCGTCTGCTCTATACTTCAGGTAGTTTAGCTTCTGcaatttcaattctttcatATGAATTAATCCGCATGTTGCATTAATCGTACCCATAATCCTTGttctcttctttgttttgttcttcTAAATGACATATTTGTTTCAGTAGAAATTCCAAGCAATGAAGACTGTATAATTTGTTCTGATTGTCTCTTGGAaactgaaattattttattatattctatgctttttagtttttacaggCATGCTTAGCATGAGATAtactagtttatttatttaaatcaataaaaaataaatttataatctaaaaacctcaagatttaaaaaataaatataaataaaattgattgaataaactcacgccctaaaaaaatattatgtaagacctaacaaatcaacaatattctttaaaaataatttattttttattttgaaaaataaagttaactcgtataaaacaaaaaaaatacagagaaattggaataatatcttgaaaaattaaacacaaacaaaacaattctaaaaatgGTATACAAAACCAGTGATTTACGTTATGAGATTGGGATAaactcaaagaaaagaaattaaaggtgattacaaaaaaaatattttatatattaaaaaaaaactaatgtagaACGATTAGATCACACggaaaattaaatatcaaaaaataaaaccagaaaaaaataattacacaaaaggatcttaaaaaataaggatgaaaaaaaaaacattaattagagggaaaataaaaaattttaattggagggttaaattgaattagaaatatctttaacaaaggaaaaaaaacaaaataatgagggtttaactacaaaaaataaaacgacaaaattttttattaaaagattaaattgaaagcaaaacaaaatcaataaaatgacaaagaaaaaaatattaaaaataaagaataatgacataaattaaaaacaaaacatacgagaaattataattgaagaactaaattttaaaaaaatatgtctaTAAAAGGAATAGGAACAAAAtaggaaataaaaggaaaaaggactgaaactatatataaaaataagaataagattaaaaaatgaggactggaattaaaaacaaaacatatgagATATTGTAattaaaggactaaattgaaaaaacaattctataaaaggaataaaaacgaaataaaaaattaaaagaatgagaactgaaattgaaaaaaaaaaaaaggacaatgaTATACTTCATATGttagaggagagaaagaaaaagacaaaacaaacgACTATCATACACCTACACGTGCCACACTATGCAAATAAGGACATGCACCCTTTGAATGGTGCGTATGCAACTCACTTGTTGGCGCGTGTGCATGTGCTAGAAgcttttttgattaaaaaattcaaacgaaaacatgaaaatacaaaaacacctttatgatcattttaattacacaaaatactCGTGtggaaatataaaaacaccCCAAATgcaaaagcttattttttttctatcttttcttaAGTTAAAAATGTGCTTTCGTTTTACATGGATAATGGAAAAACCTGAAAACCCTTGTCCCacaactcaataattttttgatcctaggggctaaaaaatatttttattgttaaaaaactcGTGAAAAGTCATGAAAACTCTCGgtcaatagttttaaaatttgttgattttagaatagaaaagtatttttattgtgtaaaaaaatgaaaaaaacacataaacctataaataattttttaatgaccaCTTAGCTAGTGAAAAAGACCAAAAACCCTAGCTTTAAGGCTTAATTTTCCTAatttaagaacaaaataataattccaTTATAGCAATTCATGATAAATAACATTTAGTACTACGTACAGTGAAACTCCCAAACagtttaaagttttttgttaaatattatgtttccTCTTCCCTCTACGTAAATAATTTGGGCTGAAGCCCCCCCTCAAAATGAATTTCATTGATTACTTTCTACATAGAAAGTagtgtaatttaattttgaggATGCATTGTTCCTCCTCCATGTTAGGCAATAATTTTTATCACAGAACAGCTGAAACCGAAGGAAAACCTTGAGATGTTCCATGGCTTATTAGATAAATCTTTTGTAGAACTTACCATGGCCGCAGAAAATGTTATTGTCACTCGAagataataattctaaaaattatatttttaagtttcatttaataattttaaattttaaattaaaatgattccAGTAAATTTGTCCCAAATCTAAAAGTTCTTGATGTAAACTGGATTATGTAAACTTCTCTTTCATTAGgttaacaatataattaattttttggttaatcactcaatttaatttagttagaTTACTCGgatttaatttgtattagtAAACAAATTACTAAATAAGTCGTGTTTGAGTGACTCAAATCCCGacccaatttaaaaataaacttagcgTAGACTAAATTATGAATTAACATGTCACTCGGTCAACCGGCCAACCCGGTTGATTCTGATAAATTTGTCCCAAAttttacaaactaaaaaaaataaaaaaaacacaaaatccatCACGTTCCCGCGCAAATAAAGCATTTCCACTGGCTACTTAACAAAGCACGCGGATCGCGATCCCGCTAACACTTCTCCAGACATTCACAACCGTCGATTTCTTCAAAATCCGCTGGCCACAAATCTTCCCCAAAAGGAGAGGAGGGTCTCCAAATTTTAAAAGAGCCAAAAGGTTTAAAAATCTGAGCCCGCCAGTCAAAAGAATCCTATTGGTCACATCACACGCACACTGATCGCCATCTCCACCGTTCATGACTTTACAAATCAACGTTCTGAAATCTATTTCATTCTTTCCTTCTCCCGCTCACTTTACCCTATAAAAAGTGTAAGAACCTCGTATCTCTACGCAACAAAAGCCCTAacttttccttgttttcttgAGAAACAAGCAGAAACCCAAAATCCCAATTACCACTTCACTCATTTCAATGGCTCGCACAAAGCAAACAGCAAGAAAGTCCACTGGAGGGAAAGCCCCAAGGAAGCAACTAGCCACGAAGGCAGCCAGGAAGTCAGCTCCAGCCACCGGAGGAGTGAAGAAGCCCCACCGTTTCAGGCCGGGAACAGTGGCGTTGAGAGAAATCAGGAAGTACCAGAAGAGCACTGAGCTGTTGATAAGGAAACTTCCATTTCAAAGGCTGGTGAGGGAAATAGCCCAAGATTTCAAGACGGATTTGAGGTTCCAAAGCAGCGCAGTGGCTGCCCTCCAGGAGGCGGCAGAGGCATATCTTGTTGGGTTGTTTGAGGATACCAACTTGTGTGCTATTCATGCTAAGAGGGTCACCATTATGCCCAAGGATATCCAATTGGCCCGAAGGATTAGAGGAGAGAGGGCTTAATTGTAAAACTTTCCCAGATTAAATGAGAAATTGCATTGCTTAATTTGGATTCTacttgatgatttgtctttaaaTCTCTCTCTAATCAATCTTGTTCCCAAATGGAAATGATAGAGCATCTTATGCAGTGTAATTATCATGCTCCATGGTTCATAGAGACCTAATTGTCCAAAACCCTTGATTTGAAGGACTAAAATGTAATATAAGAACATGAAATCTCAAATAAGGACCAAtttgtcaataaaaataaaataggaaaaagaaCAATTTAAACCAGACAACTAACAATGATGATAAATGATCTTTTAAATCACTCTTATTTATGAAtatcaaattagatttttggatttttattaaaagcttttttaaaaaaacattatcctaAAATTATCACCAAGTtcatattattgatgaaagatCTCGtcttatcaaaattattataaaaaaatgtaatattaaattttttattcaaaggaGATAAAtctttgaaaagcaagagatgaaactaaaagaactaatagtgaaaataaataaaaataaaattagataaaaaaactagatttgaatgaattaaaaataaataaaaaaaagaactcagGGTTGTCGTGCATGAAAGAATTATCCGTGGCATATGATGAAGGAAATGAAGGCATAAAAATAAGCCACGTATGCGATCATGGAAAGACAGCAAACCAGCAAATAACGCCACCATATCACTATCACCATGAAATGTATATTGACAACTTAATGGTcgttggaattaatttatttgtcattagatGCATTTAcgtgtttagaaatataataatagttattgttaaaaataatttttatttaaaactatattaaaataatattttatttatttattttgaatatcaatatattaaaatgattttaaaataacaaacaaaataatttgaatttttttttaacaaaaacccaAGTTATAAATCATTGCAAAACACTCTCCGTAATATTGCCAGCAATAAACATACGTACACTACATATCCATACATAGCAACAAGTTTTAGGTTATACAAGAAGAAGTAATTATATCTCAAATCTTTAGGATTTTATACTAATTCGAGCCATAacacaattttagaaaaaaaatatatgagcaAATTTTATACGAAAAAGATTTGTCTAAATATGTTCTAATGATTGACAAAAAACGAGAAAACCTCAACTCAATAATCTTAAATTGatgttaattattaaaaaacatatagaaattAAACCAATTCACTATGATAGAAgtcaacccttttttttctccaaaaaccTTATCTTttcagccattttttttttctagaatttaaattaaaaatatttgaacaagAAATTTCAAATCTAATTACAGAAAGatttttggaagaaaacaatatgttTCCACCACAATAATATCGAACATTTATATATAATCCCCTCCACATTTATGAATGGTCAAGAACAATGTTAAGAGCTGGTGAatcgaaaaagaaaaggaagagaacaTGCAGGCTTGAGAAGAAaggctaaaaattaattaaacatggTCATcgatttgtttatattttgtctaaaaatacatcaaattgatgtatttttaaatttattagatgGTTTTGCTACAACGATATAAAAATCACTAAAATCACttgaaaataatcaaatcaacgaatttttttatgttaagaaaaactCTCACTCAATCACGCAGCCAAACACATAATTAGCCACTTGAGAAACATCTAACAACCCTAGCTGTATGTTATGGCGTTAATCTCTGGCAACGATACTGCAATGGAGGAACTGGACACACTTTATCACTCGAGCATTGTATAGATGGTATattatagaagaagaagaagacgatcATGCTCTCCCTAGGCCTCACCTTAGATTAAAATATGCTATAGCAATATGTGACGGATTCTTCACATTATTTAGGGACCAAGTATTAGGTGTTTAATTAATGGAAGAAAACACAAGCAAATTTGTCTGGATATTATTATGAACCTTTCAAAGAATAATTGATGCCTAATTCACGGGTTTGTGTATTGTCTACCCTCTACGTACCATCTAGGATTAGAATGATTCCTCAAATTATTGAATAGattgtcttttaatttgataCATCTTGATTTGATAAAAGGCGTAATTATGAGCTTGGGATTATAAGacacaataataacaacaatcctgatttattttttaatatatttagagtttcaaaacatgatgtctttattttttttaacaaaaattaaaataatgttgtttaattaaaaagaattaaaaacaaagtgaACGAATTGATGACCGGGTTTTAATCAGGTCAGACTTAGATTAATTAGGTCACCAGGTTAAACcggtttttaaattaaatcaactagatttttttatttttatttttttaacctgaaCCAATCCAAACTCTCACGTCTCGAGctactttgaattttaaaatttattttataaataaactaattaatcataaatattttgattttataagaaCATATAGATTAGAAATAGAATTTTTTAACCCATTAAACACAAATAGTATTGTAATTAATTTGGTTTAGTAGATTGGTGTTTTggtaaaatttttgaatttttttgaagtattttttaaaagtgtgtatgattttaaaaaatattaaattaatattttgtggttttttttatgtgtttaatgtttatgtcaaaaataaaaaaaatttaagaaattttttttaatatattctaaaaaatatttttttaaaagataatgtAATGCAATCCACAAACACCGCAACGCATCAGAATTGGAATCTACTTTTACAAAGACAGAACAAGCAATAGaggaca
This region of Populus alba chromosome 3, ASM523922v2, whole genome shotgun sequence genomic DNA includes:
- the LOC140955449 gene encoding putative UPF0481 protein At3g02645, with the translated sequence MGTSSTTDEPSHQVSLDIEKLAKSVKDELEISNPFSDTCCIYKVPERLRAVNEKACTPRLVSIGPIHHGNEKLKAMEDHKRMYLKQFLAQSEVSVERFIELIKEKETRLRNCYAETNGFSSEYFIKMILMDAAFVIMFLLKYKYRDFRGSRDSIFYPPYKRLEVGNDICLLENQLPFFILEELCGLSPIYGNSPKPTLIELTHSFFTTAFDSWAVGDILGRVDFSEVKHLVDFLTIYHRPTEQEQYGELEVITVPSVKELHQAGVKELNEKACTPRVVSIGPIHHGNEKLKAMEDHKRMYLKEFIARTKYEYNCSNFRRRRDSIFYPPYKIEDVKIDICLLENQLPFFILEELCGLSPIFGNPPKPTLIGLTHWFFSNEWGSWAVGEYLGRVDFSEVKHLVDFLTIYHRPTEQQQFGELEVLTAPSVKELHQAGVKFVLSSSKHLLDIKFDRNKGILEIPRLQLQGRTEIMLRNMQAFEQCHGLKDGYVGDYIFLMGLFVSASKDVEMLVENRIIDNWLPSNEEVVQLFYNLNIGNFVSREDFLFEGLIKDLNAFCERPWNKWRAKYFKTPWAAISFSGAVIGLILTVIQSVCSILQVV
- the LOC118028616 gene encoding histone H3.2, which encodes MARTKQTARKSTGGKAPRKQLATKAARKSAPATGGVKKPHRFRPGTVALREIRKYQKSTELLIRKLPFQRLVREIAQDFKTDLRFQSSAVAALQEAAEAYLVGLFEDTNLCAIHAKRVTIMPKDIQLARRIRGERA